One window of Paenibacillus albicereus genomic DNA carries:
- a CDS encoding YtpI family protein yields MNDSVAWLQWVLIAGIVLSCTLSVLNSFRSRRSKDANLKILYAAQMNISMGCMLILIALIQMFLYEGSTIRVIVGAVFMLLGLFNIFAGLRNRSIIRGVIARAAQGKSR; encoded by the coding sequence ATGAACGACTCCGTCGCCTGGCTGCAATGGGTGCTCATTGCAGGCATCGTCCTCAGCTGCACGCTGTCGGTGCTGAACAGCTTCCGCTCGCGCCGCTCCAAGGACGCGAACCTCAAGATCCTGTACGCCGCGCAGATGAACATCAGCATGGGCTGCATGCTCATCCTGATCGCCCTCATCCAGATGTTCCTGTACGAGGGGTCCACGATCCGCGTCATCGTCGGCGCCGTGTTCATGCTGCTCGGCCTGTTCAACATCTTCGCCGGGCTGCGCAACCGCAGCATCATCCGCGGCGTCATCGCCCGCGCCGCTCAAGGCAAGTCCCGCTGA
- a CDS encoding PepSY-associated TM helix domain-containing protein, which produces MSTKLENAAPETKARQRGLLPALYQSVWRWHFYAGVIFAPFLILLAVSGGAYLFKPQIEGQLYKDLLTVREVGQAWMSPEALTAAVRKENPNLAIQSLTLPDDARSTVKMSVVQDGVPTTLYADPYTGKIAGTMDSDKTVSAVFKKLHSQLLLPGTLPNRIVELAACWGLVLTVTGLYLWWPRGRFSVWGTLLPRLGKPGNRLFWRDLHAVPAFWLSLLILALILTGLPWSGVLGGQIDKIANATNTNNPPYAYSFMGAPEPVTRAKDIAEDIPWAAESLPVPASAPGGYVPITIDEAAGIAERQQVTRPYTITMPQGETGVYTISTADAKPWNSATLHVDPYSGAVLTDVRYEQYGAMAKLISIGIAFHEGKLFGLANQLLGLLACLGLVLISAGSYVMWRKRAPAGKLGAPNKPKEKKAAIGVLLIMAVLGVLMPLVGLSLLVVLALDGLVIRRVPALRRWFAA; this is translated from the coding sequence ATGAGCACGAAGCTTGAAAACGCAGCGCCGGAGACGAAGGCTCGGCAAAGAGGCCTGCTGCCGGCGCTCTATCAAAGCGTATGGAGGTGGCACTTTTACGCAGGTGTTATTTTCGCGCCGTTCCTGATCCTCCTCGCCGTCAGCGGAGGAGCCTATCTGTTCAAGCCGCAGATCGAAGGCCAGCTGTACAAGGACCTGCTGACGGTCCGGGAAGTGGGCCAGGCCTGGATGTCTCCGGAAGCCTTGACGGCGGCCGTCCGCAAGGAGAACCCGAATCTCGCCATCCAGTCGCTGACGCTCCCGGACGACGCCCGGTCGACGGTCAAGATGAGCGTCGTCCAGGACGGGGTGCCGACTACGCTCTACGCGGACCCGTATACCGGCAAGATCGCCGGGACGATGGATTCGGACAAAACCGTTTCGGCCGTCTTCAAAAAGCTTCACAGCCAGCTGCTGCTGCCCGGAACGCTGCCCAACCGCATCGTCGAGCTGGCCGCCTGCTGGGGACTCGTGCTGACCGTCACCGGCCTGTACTTGTGGTGGCCGCGCGGACGCTTCAGCGTCTGGGGCACGCTGCTGCCTCGTCTCGGCAAGCCCGGCAACCGGCTGTTCTGGCGGGACCTTCATGCCGTGCCGGCGTTCTGGCTGTCGCTGCTCATTCTCGCCCTGATCCTGACGGGCCTGCCTTGGTCCGGCGTGCTCGGCGGCCAGATCGACAAGATCGCCAACGCTACGAACACGAACAACCCGCCCTACGCTTATTCGTTCATGGGAGCGCCGGAGCCGGTCACGCGCGCCAAGGACATCGCCGAGGACATCCCGTGGGCGGCGGAAAGCCTGCCCGTGCCGGCCTCCGCGCCCGGCGGCTACGTGCCGATCACGATCGATGAAGCGGCCGGCATCGCCGAGCGCCAGCAGGTGACGAGGCCGTATACGATTACGATGCCCCAAGGAGAAACGGGCGTCTACACGATCTCTACGGCAGACGCCAAGCCGTGGAACTCGGCGACGCTGCACGTCGATCCCTACAGCGGCGCCGTCCTGACCGACGTCCGCTACGAGCAGTACGGCGCCATGGCCAAGCTCATTTCGATCGGCATCGCTTTCCACGAGGGCAAGCTGTTCGGACTGGCCAACCAGCTGCTCGGCCTGCTCGCCTGCCTCGGGCTGGTCCTGATCTCCGCCGGCTCGTACGTCATGTGGCGCAAGCGCGCTCCGGCCGGCAAGCTGGGGGCTCCGAACAAGCCCAAGGAGAAAAAAGCCGCCATCGGCGTCCTCCTCATCATGGCCGTGCTTGGCGTGCTCATGCCGCTTGTCGGATTGTCGCTGCTGGTCGTGCTGGCGCTGGACGGCCTCGTTATCCGCCGCGTGCCGGCGCTGCGCCGCTGGTTCGCGGCCTGA
- a CDS encoding FixH family protein — translation MKRNRIALAAGTLLAGASLLLAGCQADTSGLDDKGFKPHLTVDLQLPKQLEPGQEGRFSIVVKKGGEPYDGFYQARFQLWPEDGSSPPVTVQAEKAAPGTYAVTRPLGAEGVYRIKFNGISAEYEIMPSKRFAIGAHAVETLAEMEKAGAAPALPSPGPHH, via the coding sequence ATGAAACGCAATCGGATCGCTCTTGCCGCCGGCACGCTGCTGGCCGGCGCATCGCTGCTGCTCGCCGGCTGTCAGGCGGACACCTCCGGCCTGGACGACAAGGGCTTCAAGCCTCACCTGACCGTCGACCTCCAGCTGCCGAAGCAGCTGGAGCCGGGCCAGGAAGGCCGCTTTTCCATCGTTGTGAAAAAAGGCGGAGAGCCTTACGACGGCTTCTACCAGGCGCGCTTCCAGCTGTGGCCTGAGGACGGCTCGTCGCCTCCGGTAACCGTCCAGGCGGAGAAAGCCGCGCCCGGAACGTACGCCGTGACCCGGCCGCTCGGCGCGGAAGGCGTGTACCGAATCAAGTTCAACGGCATCTCGGCTGAGTACGAGATCATGCCGTCCAAGCGCTTCGCCATCGGCGCCCATGCCGTCGAGACGCTGGCCGAGATGGAAAAGGCCGGGGCCGCTCCGGCCCTGCCTTCCCCGGGGCCCCATCACTGA
- a CDS encoding TlpA family protein disulfide reductase has translation MLLAAGAVATACWLLLGGAPQAADGRIAVGEPAPQVEAALAGTGTRLRLADYQGEPVLVHFWASWCEPCKRELPRLDEAAARLAKLPDGSGALLVINVGDSRATMTEFAEAAGIAMPLASDAAGEAAGAFRVRALPASFVIGPDGRIERIVQGEYASADEVLAALAAAA, from the coding sequence TTGCTCCTCGCGGCGGGAGCGGTCGCGACCGCCTGCTGGCTGCTGCTCGGCGGCGCTCCCCAAGCGGCCGACGGCCGGATCGCGGTCGGCGAGCCGGCGCCGCAGGTCGAGGCGGCGCTGGCGGGCACCGGGACGCGGCTGCGGCTCGCCGATTATCAGGGCGAGCCGGTGCTCGTGCATTTTTGGGCGAGCTGGTGCGAGCCCTGCAAGCGCGAGCTGCCGCGCCTCGACGAGGCTGCGGCCCGGCTGGCGAAGCTGCCGGACGGCAGCGGGGCGCTGCTCGTCATCAACGTCGGCGACAGCCGCGCGACGATGACGGAGTTCGCCGAGGCGGCAGGCATCGCGATGCCGCTCGCCTCCGACGCCGCGGGCGAGGCGGCGGGCGCGTTCCGCGTGCGGGCGCTGCCGGCCTCGTTCGTCATCGGGCCGGACGGCCGGATCGAGCGCATCGTCCAGGGCGAGTATGCGAGCGCGGACGAGGTGCTGGCTGCGCTGGCTGCGGCTGCGTAG
- the ccmA gene encoding heme ABC exporter ATP-binding protein CcmA, with protein sequence MADDAAKPLLRIEQVGKTIKGQTLLQNISLELGPGRVLALCGGNGAGKSTLLRLVMGLLQPTSGHVEVDGLRWQHDRRAYADKLGYMPDDYTFSRGLTAWETLRFWASLRGLSKRRTEEALEEVGLADVRDRKVTAFSKGMRQRLLFAQAMLAKPPLLVLDEPTNGLDPYWMDSFVELVRKLRSEGHSVLYSTHQLPVAEASADEVVFLRGGEAVRQGTVAELLEQYGVGGLHAAFTDSRGSGAAQDPAGRGRT encoded by the coding sequence ATGGCTGATGATGCAGCGAAGCCGCTGCTGCGGATCGAGCAGGTCGGCAAGACGATCAAGGGCCAGACGCTCCTGCAGAACATCTCGCTGGAGCTCGGACCGGGCCGCGTGCTGGCGCTGTGCGGCGGCAACGGCGCGGGCAAGAGCACGCTGCTGCGCCTCGTCATGGGGCTGCTGCAGCCGACGTCCGGCCATGTGGAGGTGGACGGGCTGCGCTGGCAGCACGATCGGCGCGCCTATGCGGACAAGCTCGGCTACATGCCGGACGACTATACGTTTTCCCGCGGCCTGACCGCTTGGGAGACGCTGCGATTCTGGGCATCGCTGCGGGGGCTGTCCAAGCGCCGCACCGAAGAGGCGCTGGAGGAGGTCGGGCTGGCGGACGTGCGCGACCGCAAGGTGACGGCCTTCTCCAAAGGCATGCGGCAGCGGCTCCTGTTCGCCCAGGCGATGCTGGCGAAGCCGCCGCTGCTCGTGCTCGACGAGCCGACGAACGGGCTCGATCCGTACTGGATGGACTCGTTCGTCGAGCTCGTGCGCAAGCTCCGCTCGGAGGGCCACTCGGTGCTGTACTCCACGCATCAGCTGCCTGTCGCCGAAGCGAGCGCGGACGAGGTCGTCTTCCTGCGCGGCGGCGAGGCCGTCCGTCAAGGCACGGTCGCCGAGCTGCTGGAGCAGTACGGCGTCGGCGGGCTGCACGCGGCCTTCACCGACAGCCGCGGTTCCGGCGCAGCGCAGGACCCGGCGGGACGGGGGAGGACGTGA
- a CDS encoding ABC transporter permease gives MNAAHVARREIKLGFRNPWSYSFLVLFTVFSLLLLLIGAQSPGGGYTSTTGSMLSLILYLLPLMTLLIGSFSLTAEKEEGSWQLLAVYPLRTSSFIAGKYAGLTLVLGSIVAFAFGASGVAGALAGGGFDLRTLLLFLTFSLLLVLLYLAAALLIGTVAANRWQALTYAVAFWFFTVIGWPTLLIATLGYMPYLWIKPALTALTLFNPAELVRLFVVIRLGGGSILGPDYYSWVEVMSGGWGPLVFAGICVAWIAGAGGIAVWAWERGRRHG, from the coding sequence ATGAATGCGGCCCATGTCGCCCGGAGGGAGATCAAGCTCGGCTTCCGCAACCCTTGGTCCTACTCGTTCCTCGTGCTGTTCACCGTCTTTTCGCTGCTGCTGCTGCTGATCGGGGCGCAAAGCCCCGGCGGCGGCTACACGAGCACGACGGGCTCGATGCTCAGCCTCATCCTGTACCTGCTGCCGCTCATGACGCTGCTCATCGGCAGCTTCTCGCTCACAGCGGAGAAGGAGGAGGGCAGCTGGCAGCTGCTCGCCGTCTATCCGCTGCGCACCTCCAGCTTCATCGCCGGCAAATATGCCGGGCTGACGCTCGTGCTCGGCTCGATCGTCGCGTTCGCCTTCGGCGCGAGCGGCGTCGCGGGAGCGCTTGCGGGCGGCGGCTTCGACCTGCGGACGCTGCTGTTGTTCCTGACCTTCTCGCTGCTGCTCGTCCTCCTGTACCTGGCCGCCGCGCTGCTGATCGGCACCGTGGCGGCGAACCGCTGGCAAGCGCTGACGTATGCGGTCGCCTTCTGGTTCTTCACCGTCATCGGGTGGCCGACGCTGCTCATCGCGACGCTCGGCTACATGCCGTACCTATGGATCAAGCCGGCGCTGACCGCGCTGACGCTGTTCAATCCGGCGGAGCTCGTGCGGCTGTTCGTCGTCATCCGGCTCGGCGGCGGCTCGATTCTCGGGCCGGACTACTACAGCTGGGTCGAGGTGATGTCAGGCGGCTGGGGACCGCTGGTCTTCGCCGGCATCTGCGTCGCTTGGATCGCCGGAGCGGGCGGCATCGCGGTCTGGGCTTGGGAAAGGGGGCGGCGACATGGCTGA
- a CDS encoding nitrous oxide reductase accessory protein NosL: MSKRYLRGLLPLAALLTMLVLAACGTKEYGPVPIDESVDKCAICNMTVQDDAFAVQLTTTEGKTFKFDDIGCMNDWKAKNASSKIGGEYVRDYNDKEWIAYGDAYYVYDKDFKTPMAYGVVSFKDKAAAEAFAQEQGKGQLLTAAELGSHSWEQNKDMMMGDAHSHEGDAGESQDGGMDMSDNAGHGDGMDMSDNAGQGDGMDMSENASNADSAH; this comes from the coding sequence ATGAGCAAACGATACCTGAGGGGGCTGCTGCCGTTGGCCGCGCTCCTGACGATGCTGGTGCTGGCGGCTTGCGGCACCAAGGAATACGGGCCGGTGCCGATCGACGAGTCCGTCGACAAGTGCGCGATCTGCAACATGACCGTCCAGGACGACGCCTTCGCCGTGCAGCTGACGACGACCGAGGGCAAGACGTTCAAGTTCGACGACATCGGCTGCATGAACGATTGGAAAGCGAAAAACGCCAGCTCGAAAATCGGCGGCGAGTACGTCCGCGACTACAACGACAAGGAGTGGATCGCTTACGGCGACGCTTACTATGTCTACGACAAGGACTTCAAGACGCCGATGGCTTACGGGGTCGTCAGCTTCAAGGACAAGGCCGCGGCCGAGGCGTTCGCCCAGGAGCAGGGCAAGGGGCAGCTGCTGACGGCGGCCGAGCTCGGCAGCCACAGCTGGGAGCAGAACAAGGACATGATGATGGGCGATGCGCATTCCCACGAAGGCGACGCGGGCGAGAGCCAAGACGGCGGCATGGACATGAGCGACAACGCGGGCCATGGCGACGGCATGGACATGAGCGACAACGCGGGCCAAGGCGACGGCATGGACATGAGCGAGAACGCATCTAATGCGGACTCCGCCCACTAA
- a CDS encoding right-handed parallel beta-helix repeat-containing protein, producing the protein MIGNMAYRLALAAVLALGGAAASGPVPAAQAAQAGTLQKLLDEASPGSEVELPPGTYDEELVIDKPLAVKGKGVTLRSAAPDKPAVAVAADSVSLSGLSIVKDSGGEAAAVLVEGDGARVEELRIVTRTIGIQLQESDGTVIRGNAVEATPELLGRSARASERRNGIDLYRSHGNTIENNRVSSMFDGIYLEGSNDTAIRGNVVDFSRYGVHLMYAKNTDVEGNRGSRNVTGIMAMVSRGGTIAGNAFKLQQGSVNSQGMLFYEVEDMRVTGNELVGNRVGLYIERSANNSWTGNDVSYNFVGIQLLDSADNELAGNRFVSNVIETMADRSAGNRIEGNYWDAFQGLDPSGDGKSDLAYPMNPFFQRLTKETPAFQLFFQSPGMKFLESLMAADAAGWTRDRAPLMEPPAIAGSAASETGSPGATAAAGAVLLLAATTIIRVGVRKK; encoded by the coding sequence ATGATCGGAAACATGGCGTATCGCCTGGCGCTGGCCGCCGTCCTCGCGCTCGGCGGAGCGGCGGCGTCAGGACCGGTTCCGGCCGCCCAGGCCGCCCAGGCCGGGACGCTGCAGAAGCTGCTCGACGAGGCTTCGCCGGGAAGCGAGGTGGAGCTGCCGCCCGGCACGTATGACGAGGAGCTCGTCATCGACAAGCCGCTTGCGGTCAAAGGCAAGGGCGTCACGCTCCGCAGCGCCGCGCCGGACAAGCCCGCGGTCGCCGTTGCCGCGGACTCCGTCTCGCTCAGCGGGCTGTCGATCGTCAAGGACAGCGGTGGCGAGGCGGCGGCGGTGCTCGTCGAAGGCGACGGCGCCCGGGTGGAGGAGCTGCGCATCGTGACGAGGACGATCGGCATCCAGCTGCAGGAATCCGACGGCACGGTCATCCGCGGCAACGCGGTCGAGGCGACGCCGGAGCTGCTCGGCCGCTCCGCGCGCGCCTCGGAGCGGCGCAACGGCATCGACCTGTACCGGTCGCACGGCAACACGATCGAGAACAACCGCGTCAGCAGCATGTTCGACGGCATCTACCTGGAGGGCAGCAACGACACGGCCATCCGGGGCAATGTGGTGGACTTTTCCCGCTACGGCGTGCATCTGATGTATGCCAAGAACACCGACGTGGAGGGCAACCGCGGCTCCCGCAACGTCACCGGCATCATGGCGATGGTCTCGCGCGGCGGGACGATCGCGGGCAACGCCTTCAAGCTCCAGCAGGGCAGCGTCAACTCGCAGGGCATGCTGTTCTATGAGGTCGAGGACATGCGGGTGACCGGCAACGAGCTCGTCGGCAACCGCGTCGGCCTCTACATCGAGCGCTCCGCGAACAACTCGTGGACGGGCAACGACGTTTCCTACAACTTCGTCGGCATCCAGCTGCTCGATTCGGCGGACAACGAGCTGGCCGGCAACCGCTTCGTCTCCAACGTCATCGAGACGATGGCCGACCGCAGCGCGGGCAACCGGATCGAGGGCAACTATTGGGATGCGTTCCAGGGCTTGGACCCGAGCGGAGACGGCAAGAGCGATCTGGCCTATCCGATGAACCCGTTCTTCCAGCGGCTGACGAAGGAAACGCCGGCGTTCCAGCTGTTTTTCCAGTCGCCGGGCATGAAGTTTCTCGAAAGCCTCATGGCCGCCGACGCCGCGGGCTGGACCCGCGACCGGGCTCCGCTCATGGAGCCGCCGGCCATCGCGGGCTCCGCGGCGTCCGAGACGGGCTCGCCAGGGGCGACTGCGGCGGCCGGAGCCGTGCTGCTGCTGGCTGCGACGACCATTATACGAGTGGGGGTTAGAAAAAAATGA
- a CDS encoding DRTGG domain-containing protein: MPPDTHPPSSLETMTKHEQLIRHIEALEPGTRISVRGIARELDVSEGTAYKAIKEAEELGIVATKKRIGTVRVHRSRRGSLEGLTFGDVADIVEGQLLGGSGGLQRTLHKFVIGAMELDAMLRYINEDSLLIVGNREEAHRLALEQGAGVLITGGFDTSAEVKRLADERGLPIIVSRHDTFTVASMINRAMYDRLIKQKIVLIEDIMSFARPADVLKHGDTAADFHRLAGLTGSFRFPVLDERGRVSGMMTAKDAAGSEPDALVERLMTRHPITAAPNITVTSAAHTMAAEGIDLLPVVDRHRRLLGVITRQEVQEAMRITGRQGDSGETFDELILAGFKPSGAAKGFRYAGVAAAQMSGMPGTVSEGVLSTLMLQAARRMVRESGRGDHMVESVTTYFFRPVAIDAELVLEPAVLELSRKNAKLEIQLSDAGGVAAKAILSMQLMDG; the protein is encoded by the coding sequence ATGCCACCCGATACCCACCCCCCGTCATCGCTCGAGACGATGACCAAGCACGAGCAGCTGATCCGGCACATCGAGGCGCTGGAGCCGGGCACGCGCATCTCCGTGCGCGGCATCGCCCGCGAGCTGGACGTCAGCGAAGGCACCGCGTACAAGGCGATCAAGGAGGCCGAGGAGCTCGGCATCGTCGCGACCAAAAAAAGAATCGGCACCGTCCGCGTGCACCGCTCCCGGCGCGGCTCGCTGGAAGGGCTGACGTTCGGCGACGTCGCCGACATCGTCGAGGGCCAGCTGCTCGGCGGCTCCGGCGGCTTGCAGCGGACGCTGCACAAGTTCGTCATCGGCGCGATGGAGCTCGACGCGATGCTCCGCTATATTAATGAAGACAGCCTGCTCATCGTCGGCAACCGCGAGGAGGCGCACCGGCTCGCGCTCGAGCAGGGGGCGGGCGTGCTCATCACCGGCGGCTTCGATACGAGCGCCGAGGTCAAGCGGCTCGCGGACGAGCGGGGGCTGCCGATCATTGTCTCGCGCCATGATACGTTCACCGTCGCCTCGATGATCAACCGCGCCATGTATGACCGCCTCATCAAGCAGAAGATCGTCCTCATCGAAGACATCATGAGCTTCGCCCGTCCTGCCGACGTGCTGAAGCATGGCGATACGGCGGCCGATTTCCACCGGCTGGCCGGGCTGACCGGGAGCTTCCGCTTCCCCGTGCTCGACGAGCGCGGGCGCGTCAGCGGCATGATGACCGCCAAGGACGCCGCCGGCTCCGAGCCGGACGCGCTGGTGGAGCGGCTCATGACCCGGCATCCGATCACCGCCGCGCCCAACATCACGGTGACGTCGGCCGCGCATACGATGGCGGCCGAGGGCATCGACCTGCTGCCGGTCGTCGACCGGCATCGGCGGCTGCTCGGCGTCATCACGCGGCAGGAGGTGCAGGAGGCGATGCGCATCACCGGCCGCCAGGGCGACTCCGGCGAGACGTTCGACGAGCTCATCCTGGCCGGCTTCAAGCCGAGCGGCGCAGCCAAGGGCTTCCGCTACGCCGGCGTCGCCGCCGCCCAGATGTCCGGCATGCCGGGCACCGTTTCCGAAGGCGTGCTCTCCACGCTCATGCTGCAAGCGGCGCGGCGCATGGTGCGGGAGAGCGGGCGAGGCGACCATATGGTCGAAAGCGTGACGACCTACTTTTTCCGTCCGGTCGCGATCGACGCCGAACTCGTGCTGGAGCCGGCCGTGCTGGAGCTGAGCCGCAAGAACGCCAAGCTCGAGATCCAGCTGTCGGATGCCGGGGGCGTCGCCGCCAAGGCGATCCTGTCGATGCAGCTGATGGACGGCTAG
- a CDS encoding YjfB family protein produces MSVSQGLAASAAMTQHALALAVGTGVMNISKDMFEQQGQQLAEMIRQAPHPTLGGSLDIKV; encoded by the coding sequence ATGAGCGTGTCGCAAGGATTGGCCGCTTCGGCCGCGATGACCCAGCACGCGCTGGCGCTCGCGGTCGGCACCGGCGTCATGAACATCTCCAAGGACATGTTCGAGCAGCAGGGGCAGCAGCTGGCGGAGATGATCCGCCAGGCGCCGCATCCGACGCTCGGGGGCTCCCTGGACATCAAGGTCTAG
- a CDS encoding YlbF family regulator, whose amino-acid sequence MNVYDKAYELAKALEDSHEAKTMRAARAAADADPDARRMLFDFQKKQVDLQQRMMSGEEPSAEELEGMSRLYEVLSLNPLVQKYFEAEKRLSVVVEDVNRIIGSSLQSLLLSSE is encoded by the coding sequence ATGAACGTATACGACAAAGCTTACGAATTGGCCAAAGCTCTGGAGGACAGCCACGAGGCGAAGACGATGCGCGCCGCTCGCGCCGCCGCCGACGCCGATCCCGACGCCCGCCGGATGCTGTTCGATTTTCAAAAGAAGCAGGTCGACCTCCAGCAGCGGATGATGAGCGGCGAGGAGCCGTCGGCCGAAGAGCTGGAGGGCATGAGCCGCCTCTACGAGGTGCTGAGCCTCAATCCGCTCGTGCAAAAGTATTTCGAGGCGGAAAAGCGCCTCTCTGTCGTCGTCGAGGACGTCAACCGCATCATCGGCAGTTCCCTGCAGTCCCTGCTTCTCTCTTCCGAGTAA
- a CDS encoding S1C family serine protease: MKKGWIAALVLAAVLAAGPYAAGTTQAERQAPLAADDSYRLASGAVFYLRALGPDGTVAATGTGVLLSARGDAATAYHVVKGAAKLEAVLADGRAVSPVKVVRYDERTDVAVLELPAPKAGGGYPFVARRAEKLEHGDSVYAIGYPLKQTPIVTQGIVSSPDAVVSGRSRVLIDAAIASGMSGGPVLDEQGRLAGIISGSLRTMAGIHLAAGMSDLHALLPDGLRAGS; encoded by the coding sequence ATGAAAAAAGGATGGATCGCCGCTCTGGTCCTCGCCGCCGTGCTGGCGGCGGGACCGTACGCGGCAGGCACGACGCAGGCGGAGCGGCAGGCGCCGCTGGCGGCCGACGACAGCTACCGGCTCGCCTCGGGCGCCGTATTCTACCTGAGGGCTCTCGGGCCGGACGGCACGGTCGCCGCGACGGGAACCGGCGTGCTCCTCTCCGCGAGAGGGGACGCCGCGACCGCCTATCATGTCGTCAAAGGAGCGGCGAAGCTGGAGGCCGTGCTGGCTGACGGCAGAGCCGTCTCGCCGGTGAAGGTCGTCCGCTACGACGAGCGCACCGATGTCGCCGTGCTGGAGCTGCCTGCACCGAAGGCGGGAGGCGGCTACCCGTTCGTCGCCCGACGCGCGGAGAAGCTGGAGCATGGCGATTCCGTCTATGCGATCGGCTATCCGCTCAAGCAGACCCCGATCGTGACGCAGGGCATCGTGAGCAGTCCCGACGCGGTCGTGAGCGGCCGCAGCCGCGTGCTGATCGACGCCGCCATCGCAAGCGGCATGTCGGGCGGTCCCGTGCTGGACGAGCAAGGCCGGCTGGCCGGCATCATTTCCGGCTCGCTGCGCACGATGGCCGGCATCCATCTGGCGGCAGGCATGTCCGATCTGCACGCGCTGCTGCCGGACGGCTTGCGGGCGGGGAGCTGA